The following are encoded together in the Humulus lupulus chromosome 5, drHumLupu1.1, whole genome shotgun sequence genome:
- the LOC133834692 gene encoding BAHD acyltransferase DCR, with amino-acid sequence MEIPNVKVIGKAHVKPKKDIGRKECQLVTFDLPYLAFYYNQKLMFYKGNDNFEGTVEKLKDGLSVVLVDFYQLAGKLGKDEEGVFRVEYDDEMEGVEVVEALADEISIDDLLVEEGTSSLKGLIPYNGVLNLEGSHRPLLAIQVTKLKDGIAIGCAFNHAILDGTSTWHFMSSWAEICSGSVTISVPPFLERTKARNTRVKLDLSLPPDSHASSNGDAKDTKASSNGDANPGPQLRERVFKFSEAAIDKIKSTVNSNNPPSDGSKPFTTFQSLSAHIWRHVTQARELKPEDYTVYTVFADCRKRVDPPMPDSYFGNLIQAVFTVTAAGLLLANPVQFGASTVQKAIEAHDAKAINDRNSEWEQAPKIFQYKDAGVNCVAVGSSPRFKVYEVDFGWGKPVGVRSGGNNRFDGMVYLYQGKSGGRSIDVEISLEAGAMEKLEKDQEFLLNV; translated from the exons ATGGAGATTCCGAATGTGAAAGTGATCGGAAAAGCCCACGTCAAGCCCAAGAAGGACATAGGAAGAAAAGAATGTCAACTAGTGACCTTCGATCTCCCTTATTTGGCTTTCTACTACAACCAAAAGTTGATGTTTTACAAGGGAAACGACAACTTCGAGGGTACTGTTGAGAAGCTTAAAGATGGACTCAGTGTCGTTTTGGTGGATTTCTACCAACTGGCTGGGAAGCTTGGGAAAGACGAGGAAGGAGTGTTTAGAGTGGAATACGACGATGAAATGGAAGGAGTTGAGGTCGTTGAGGCTTTGGCTGATGAGATTAGTATTGATGATCTCTTAGTGGAGGAAGGTACATCTAGCTTGAAGGGTTTGATTCCCTACAATGGTGTCCTTAACTTGGAGGGCAGTCACAGGCCTTTATTGGCAATTCAG GTAACCAAATTAAAGGACGGGATTGCGATCGGGTGTGCTTTCAACCACGCGATCCTAGATGGAACCTCCACGTGGCATTTCATGAGCTCATGGGCCGAGATCTGCAGTGGGTCCGTCACCATATCGGTCCCACCGTTCCTAGAACGCACCAAAGCCCGAAACACGCGCGTGAAGCTCGACCTCTCCCTACCCCCGGACTCACATGCTTCATCCAACGGTGATGCCAAAGACACGAAGGCATCATCCAACGGTGATGCCAACCCTGGGCCACAACTAAGAGAGAGAGTATTCAAGTTCTCTGAGGCTGCCATCGACAAGATCAAATCAACGGTCAACTCAAACAACCCTCCATCGGACGGCTCCAAACCGTTCACCACTTTCCAATCGCTCTCCGCCCATATTTGGAGGCACGTGACCCAAGCACGTGAGCTGAAACCCGAGGACTACACGGTGTACACCGTATTCGCCGACTGCCGAAAACGGGTCGACCCGCCCATGCCCGATAGCTACTTCGGGAACCTGATTCAGGCGGTGTTTACCGTCACGGCGGCGGGGCTTCTCCTGGCGAATCCGGTGCAGTTTGGAGCTTCGACCGTCCAGAAGGCGATTGAGGCGCACGACGCGAAGGCGATCAATGATCGGAACAGCGAGTGGGAGCAAGCGCCGAAGATATTCCAGTACAAGGACGCGGGAGTGAACTGTGTGGCGGTGGGAAGCTCGCCGAGGTTCAAGGTCTACGAGGTGGATTTCGGGTGGGGGAAGCCGGTGGGTGTGAGGAGCGGTGGAAACAACAGGTTTGACGGCATGGTTTATCTGTACCAGGGGAAGAGCGGTGGCCGGAGCATTGACGTTGAGATCAGCTTGGAGGCTGGCGCTATGGAGAAGTTGGAGAAAGACCAAGAATTTCTCCTCAATGTTTAA
- the LOC133778998 gene encoding uncharacterized mitochondrial protein AtMg00860-like, which produces MVQEGIVLGHRISNKGIEVDRAKLEVIEKFPPPTTVKGIRSFLRHAGFYRRFIKDFSKISKPLCSLLEHNRAFEFTKECQEAFVTLKKALITAPIIVAPDWSLPFELMCDASDFAVGAVLGQRKEKVFPFHLLCKQDISRCPIELYYHRERSFGGGVCF; this is translated from the coding sequence atgGTTCAAGAAGGCATTGTGTTGGGCCATAGAATTTCTAACAAGGGCATAGAAGTGGATAGAGCAAAGCTGGAAGTCATAGAAAAATTTCCACCACCTACTACAGTCAAGGGGATTAGAAGCTTTTTGCGGCATGCGGGCttctataggaggtttataaaggATTTTTCAAAGATTTCTAAGCCCCTTTGTTCCTTACTTGAGCATAATCGAGCATTTGAGTTCACCAAGGAGTGTCAAGAAGCATTTGTGACTTTAAAAAAGGCTCTTATCACCGCACCCATCATTGTAGCTCCGGATTGGTCTCTcccctttgaattgatgtgcgatgctagtgattTTGCTGTGGGTGCTGTACTTGGGCAGCGAAAAGAGAAGGTTTTTCCATTCCATTTACTATGCAAGCAAGACATTAGTCGATGCCCAATTGAACTATACTACCACCGAGAAAGATCTTTTGGCGGTGgtgtttgcttttga